In Tribolium castaneum strain GA2 chromosome 8, icTriCast1.1, whole genome shotgun sequence, the genomic window GACTGTAGCTTGTCAAGCTGTCTCCGAAAATGAAACGCCTCAAACTTTAAACCTTTAGGacctttttaatattttaaatgtagcgccactatacagggtgaatcATTGATATGGGCGTGCTCCTACACTGTCAAAGTGTACgtcctaaaattattttgccctaaACAGGGCGTttcatttttagttatttttttttaaatggcaccccctgtatatttatacatattaaaatttgcactttttgggctttataaatcagtttagtttttgcaatttcctttaaccgttcagaagttaattatttttttctataacttAGTGCgtctattaaaaaatcgcagtgcccTTGGTTTTTGGGTTATCAAGTTGGGACCTTGTCTGCAGGTAAACAAATGTATGAGGTATTTTTTGATGACAAGTATATTTGCATTGTAGCGTCACCTCGGTGTGACACAtttattttggtaaattttgaaggaccataacttgatttttttaaatagcacaccctgtattttattactaattattactcagcgtctcattttacatgttttttacttctttatttttttttcaaaaattgattgttAAGGAGATAATtcgatttttatgaaaaatgcacacaaaaTCTCGTGGGTACTAACGTAGCGTgctatgaaaaacaatacattctGACATACTGATGTCAAAATGGCATTTATAGTAGGTcacgttttgattttattgtgaaaataCCTACAAATCTCATCgagacataaattttaataaaataagaaataattaaagaaaaatgacaaaaatttacaatggagaaataaagaaataaaaaaactgaagtATAACAAATTAACAGCAATAACATATTACTTGCAGttacaaaactgtttaaaatgacGGCTTTCTTGAGCAATAAAACCGAGTTATCTCCGAAACaatcaacttttggaaaaaaataagaggtgaaaaataataagaataaagaataaagaataaagaataaagaataaagaataaagaataaagaataaagaataaagaataaagaataaagaataaagaataaagaataaagaataaagaataaagaataaagaataaagaataaagaataaagaataaagaataaagaataaagaataaagaataaagaataaagaataaagaataaagaataaagaataaagaataaagaataaagaataaagaataaagattaaagaataaagaataaagaataaagaataaaggataaagaataaagaataaagaataaagaataaagaacaaagaataaagaataaagaataaagaataaagaataaagaataaagaataaaggataaaggataaagaataaagaataaagaataaagaataaagaataaagaataaagaataaagaataaagaataaagaataaagaataaaaaaaaaaaataataataataaagaataaagaataaagaataagaataataataaagatgCTGAATAAtactcaataataaaatacatagagtgctatttgaaaaaatcaagttatagtccttcaaagtttaccaaaatgaatgtgtcatAGCATGGTAATGGTACAATGCAAATGGACGGTCTGAAAGATACCCCCGATAGTTGTTGACACACAGACAAAATCCCAACtcaatatctcgaaaaccaagcacactgcgattttttaattatgtgcctgcagacgcacaaaattgtagaaaaaattaaataacttctgaacggttaaactaaattgcaaaaactaaactgatttataaagcctaGAAAGTACACATTTAggtatgtacaaatatacagggggtgccatttaaaaaaatatgttaaaagctgcactgtaaaaatgagacaccctgtatggggcaaaaaaattttagaacgtGCTGTTTGACTTAGCGGGATCATTTGATTCATTTCGATATttttgatacaccctgtataaaaaattgtgatttgcCACGGAATAATTCGGACTCCGGAGTCTCCcgtttatttttgtgtgcTGACGAGATCCGGGCTTTTTTAAGGCCGTTAATTGACTGTTGGCATCCGTCCTAGAGCTCCGTTAATTGctaaagaaacaaaaacaaagactCCGATGGTATTTTGAACATTCTTCTTGTCGTGACGCGTTTAAGAACAAAAGTAAACCAACAAATCAAATTAGCAAGcgagtaaattttaataattttaagggATAAGGTTTTGGATAAGTGAAGCTTTTAGTAAAGAGGTTTTTTGCTcggttttttcttatttttaattttgttttacgaCGGGCGTTAGGGAATTAGGTGTCTAGACGCGGTTTTTGcactatttaattaattgtgtgcCAAACGCTCTATTTTTAGAGctaaataattaatgaaattcCAGGTTGGGATGTTGAATGTTGAAATACATTAACTGCAATTCCAGCGGCCGAATAATATAAATTCATATTTGTTTGACctcataataaatattaaaaaggtCAGGCCGATCGGTCCATTTGTTTATAGATTTTTGCTCATCTGTTGATAAATATTTCCGCGTCAGAACTCTATTTCGTGAAATGATTTAACGTCACCCTCACacgtattttttacaattttccgTTTTATAATTAAAGCGTTTTATcgcgtttaatttttaatggaacTCTCCGTCATTGTAACAGAAATTCTAGCAGTTCTTTATAAATCGCCACGTTATTCTTTACGGTTTTCCCCCAGGAGCCGGAGGCAATCTCGCTCGTTAAATTTCTTCCGAGCCGAATTGTTAACATTGCgacttgtgaaaaatttttcaacgATTTTAGACAAACAGGAATTTTCGAAGTCTTCAGATAATTCGAATTaaatcgcttaattaaatattaacatCAGGGTTAAAGTCCGTACGATAAATGTTAAGTGCATGTACAAGATAATTGCAGGAAATACGTCAGCGAAGTAAATAATgactttgtttcaaatttttaactaatttaatttagtttcacAAAAGGAAAGTTTTGTACAGTTTTTCGCTCATATTTTCCGATCAAAAAACATCATAAATCTTTTTTCTGAAAGACATTAATCATAGTTGGGATCAAAGCAAACTTGTTATAACCTGCAGACACGATTAAGATTAATTCTGAAACGGTTGTAAAGCTTTCcatcactttttttaatatcaggTACATGAATTGCGTcaaaacatcatttttattacgagtgttttttcatgtttgaattaataaaaccTGACCTACAAACTTAAAtacaattataaaaacgtaacCACTAgcacaattttaaatacaatggtcgagttatttgaaaaaatcaccgaCGAACAAAGACTGGCAATTTTGGCCCACTTTGGAAAAACAGCCGAAAGCTCAAAATGTGACGTCATCGCTCTTAAGGAGTGGTGTTCAAAGCAACCACATTTACCAGACGTGCCATGTGAGTTTTTGACAATAATAACcaacagtaaaaatttttcaaaggtGACTCGATGCTTGAATCGTTCCTACGACTCAGTAAATACAATTTTGACAAAGCGAAGtcaaaaattgacaatttcTACACCCTCAGAATGAAAATGCCGCACCTGTTGCAAATTGACATTAACCCCAATTCGACCCAATTGAGAAAAAACGCCGACTACAggtttgacaatttttgatcacagttttgataatttttgacttttagtTACGTAATTAAGCTACCACAGCTGACCGACGatctatacagggtgaccctaCATAAATTGATGACCAAAGACTTGGCTTGTTTCAACCCACTTTTGACATTTCTTTGGCACTTTAACCTAGCGATTGTTGGAATGATCGAAGATTGTAACCGTGGTTATGTTCTAATCTATGATTTTCAAAACTATGGTTTGAGTCACGTGACGAAAATCACGCCAACTATGGTGAAACGGGCGTCCGAAATTTACAAAGTGAGTGTCAAAACTTGACACTTTTTGGACAAAGTGTCAAAACTTGACACTTTTTGGACAGTGTCAAAACTTGACACTTTTTGGACAGTGTCAAAACTTGACACTTTTTGTATAACTGTTTTAGAAAACTCTGACAGCTTCGGTTAAATCCATTCATTTTGTGAACTGTCCGTCCATAATTGACCATCTTTTGACGGTTGCAAGGGTTGCactaaacccaaaaattgtCAGTCGGATTTTTGTCCACCCAACTTTGGACTCCCTGTACAGTCACGTGCCGAGGAAAATACTCCCGTGTGATTACGGTGGTGAGGAAAAATCCGCCAAAGAATTGAACggttcaaaaattgtcaaagttTGACTGGTTTCTATGCTACGTGTTGTAGAAATAGTGAAGGCAAAAATGTGGGATTATAAGGGTTTTTTCGATCACTTGGACGGTTTACAAGTTGACGAAAACCTACGTCCGGAGAATTTAATCGACGATGATTTTCTTGGGTTTTATGGCAATTTTACGAAGCTGGATATTGATTgaagtgtttaaataaatggaaaaaaattgggaTGGTTTAGTTTGACTCCTTATCGATTTCTTATCGCTCCCATCGTATAATATTACAGCTTAAATTCAAGTAAAGCTTCTCTAACAAAAGCCTTTATGGCGTACAAAGGCACATTATTCTACATACCTAGTAAAGTATTGAATATCCCCGGCGAGCGTTGACgttattttatattaaggaTAAATTTAGATGAATGCTCTTACACATATTGCTAAAAGATTGAATTGACAGAGCATTGAAATCTATTATTCTGCGTATTATTCATCAATAATCGATcattttcgtaaattttgtccaaatataattgggtcaaaaattaaataaactgtttttacTGACTTGCTCTATTTTCCCAAACGAATAATCTTAATTGTACGTAAATCGTTCGATAAACCCGCAATTAAATTGCCCTATTTTTCCATCGCACCTTTTCCTCATCGCTCATTCGCATAAAACGTGACCGCGTAAAATCGCCTCGAAAGCCCCACATCACGTCTTTTCTTCACTGTTTATAAATTTCGTGCGTTTCGTCCCAAAACACTAACACCAAAATGAACATCAATAACACTTACTGCACCACCGATCCCGAAACGCGTAAAAAAATCCTCGaccatttcaaaataaatcccGCGAGTTTAAAACGTGATGTTGATATTATCAAGGAATGGATCAAGCAAAACCCGCATTTCCCGCAAGGGACGCAAGATGACGATTTTATTGAGAAATTGTTGCTGAAGAATAAGTTCAGTGTGACTGCGACCAAGGACCGGATTGAAAAGTATTACACTTTGAAGGCGATCCAGGCCGACGATATGGCCAAAATTCGCTCGGCTTTGCCCAAAGAAACGGCACCGTAAGTCCCATTTTCCTCCCTAGTGTtgttcaaacatttatttccAAGAATGATAATTCCGTTACCCAAACTTACGGATAAGTTGGAACGCATCATTATTATGAAAGCGAACAAAAACATGAATTTTATGGATTCGGAGGCGGTTCAAAAATCTTTCAAATTATCACTGGTCGTGAGCGAATACGGCCTGAGATGCGACTTTAGCGTGTCCCACAGGATTATCCAGGACTTTGAAGGATTTGATCCCGAACAGTTCAGACAGTACGCCATCTCGTTGGCCACTTTCCCAAAACCATACGCTGTCAGtcagtattttaatttttggaacttTTGGTGACCAAATTTTCAGGGGGCTTATTTCGCCCGAGTGGCTGGGGTTGAATACATAAATGTGCCCCCAATGGTCGAGAATTTCTTCAAAGGGATGCGCAACTTTGtcactgataaaatattcagaaGGGTGGGtaaataatttgtgtttttttgactCGTTTGTAGTTTACAGTGCATAAAAATTACGAGTCGCTTcacaaaaacataaacaagGCCTATTTGCCGCCCGAATACGGGGGCGAGTTGAAAACACCCCTCAGTGAGTTGATCGATGCTTGGAATAAGGAGGTTGAGACCAATTTGGAGGTGCTGGAGAAATTGGTGGTGGAGGAGGTGGCGAGGGAGCATTTGAGGGTGGGGAAGGCGAGGTTTGATGATATTTTTGGGGTCGATGGGACCTTCAAACAACTGGagattgattaaaaatttattcgaaaaaatcgtcggaaaataaataaaataacttagTCCAAATTGAGCGATTTGAATGATCCTTGAACTCCGAAAATCTCCCCTTTTGTTTGGTTTTGTTCAGCCAAGCGTtcgattttttggaaaaagtctTTCTTGTCCAAGAAGGTGCTTTCGCACATTGCTGGAAAGTAACCTTAGACTGGAAATAATCACACTTATTGTAATACCAATCAGTGTTTGAATATTCGGTTGTTCGCCCCCATAATCAGCCGGTAAATACTTCTTCGAGATATTTTTACACAACGATTCAACATTGTTGTGCACCGATAACTACAACAAACATTACAAACAATCAAAACCAAGATGAGGGACAACAAACCCGTAAAATTAACTTCGGTTTAAGACAGATTTTCGCAAGATTCAGAATCACACTAATGACATGTGGGGCATTCAAAATCTCAATTCCCGAAATTCGCATTTTTAGCACATTCtggaatttgaaatttgaaaaattgtgttGATTTTCACACTTTACGAACGTACTTCATGAATCGAAATCGCCTTAAACAAATCATTGATATTGACTTGCAAAATGTGACTCATTGTGAAACTTTCAAAATCCAAAATGAGGCGAACACTCGCAGTATAATCGTAGTTGAAGGCAATCATAGCAGTGGCTAAACCGATCGCTAGACATCTATGAACATCTAAAACTTTCCCAACTTTGTCCGGTTGCAATTTTAAGATTGCGATGCGTTCCCATGTTGTTGTCGGGACGGGCAAGAGAACGGCAAcacttgaaaaataattagataatgtttcacacaaaaaattaattacccgACTTCTTCAACCGGTCTCAAATTTGCAAACCCGGTGAACATTTCCGGATAGCGGcttaaataagtaaaatagtTCTCGATATTTTTCCTGACACGGTCTTCCTTAAACTTCCCTCTTAGTAActgatttcaaaaaagttttctCAATTCAAACTTGACCTCAAGAAGCGAACAAAAACCTGAATTTTATGGATTCTAAGGCGGTACAAAGGTCCTGAGATGCGACTTTAGCGTGTCCCACAGGATTATCCAGGACTTTAAGCGATTTATTCCGAGTTCAGACAGTACGCCATCTCGTTGGCCACTTTTCCAAAACCATACGCTGTCAGtcagtattttaatttttgaaattttttggtgACCAAATTTTCAGGGGGCTTATTTCGCCCGAGTGGCTGAGGTTGAGTACATAAATGTGCCCCCAATGGTCGAGAATTTCTTCAAAGGGATGCGCAACTTTGtcactgataaaatattcagaaGTGTGGGtaaataatttgtgtttttttgactCGTTTGTAGTTTACAGTACATAAAAATTACGAGTCGCTTcacaaaaacataaacaagGCCTATTTGCCGCCCGAATACTGGGGCGAGTTGAAAACACCGCTCAGTGAGTTGATCGATGCTTGGAATAAGGAGGTTGAGACCAATTTGGAGGTGCTTGAGAAATTGGTGGTGGAGGAGGTGGCGAGGGAGCATTTGAGGGTGGGGAAGGCGAGGTTTGATGATATTTTTGGGGTCGATGGGACCTTCAAACAACTGGagattgattaaaaatttatttgaaaaaatcgtcggaaataaataaaataacttagTCCAAATTGAGCGATTTGAATGATCCTTGAACTCCGAAAATCTCCCCTCGTGTTTGGTTTTGTTCAGCCAAGCGTTCGATTCTTTGGAAAAATTCTTTCTTGTCCAAGAAGGTGCTTTCGCACATTGCTGGAAAGTAACCTTAGACTGGAAATAATCACACTTATTGTAATACCAATCAATGTTTGAATATTCGGTTGTTCGCCTCCATAATCAGCCGGTAAATACTTCTTGGAGATATTTTTACACAACGATTCAACATTGTTGTGCACCGATAACTACAACAAACATTTTGAACAATCAAAACCAAGATGAGGTACAACAAACCCGTGAAATTAACTTCGGTTTAAGACAGATTTTCGCAAGATTCAGAATCACACTAATGACATGTGGGGCATTCAAAATCTCGATTCCCGAAATTCGCATTTTTAGCACATTCtggaatttgaaatttgaaaaattgtgttGATTTTCACACTTTACAGACGTACTTCATGAATCGAAATCGCCTTAAACAAATCATTGATATTGACTTGCAAAATGTGACTCATTGTGAAACTTTCAAAATCCAAAATGAGGCGAACACTCGCCGAATAATCGTAGTTGAAGGCAATCATAGCAGTGGCTAAACCGATCGCTAGACATCTATGAACATCTAAGACTTTCCCAACTTTGTCCGGTTGCAGTTTTAGGATTGCGATGCGTTCCCATGTTGTTGTCGGGACGGGCAAAAGAACGGCAAcacttgaaaaataattaaataatgtttgacacaaaaaattagttaCCCGACTTCTTCAACCGGCCTCAAATTTGCAAACCCGGTGAACATTTCCGGATAGCGGCTTAAATAACTGAAATAGTTCTCGATATTTTTCCTGACACGGTCTTCCTTAAACTTCCCTCTTAGTAACATGATTTCCAAAAAGTTTTCACAATTCAAACTTGACCTCAAAAAGCGAACAAAAACATGAATTTTATGAATTCTAAGGCGGTACAAAGGTCCTGAGATGCGACTTTAACGTGTCCCATAGGATTATCCAGGACTTTGAAGGATTTGATCCCGAACAGTTCAGACAGTACGCCATCTCGTTGGCAACATTCCCAAAACCATACGCTGTCAGtcagtattttaatttttggaatttttggtGACCAAATTTTCAGGGTGCTTATTTCGCCCGAGTGGCTGGGGTTGAGTACATAAATGTGCCCCCAATGGTCGAGAATTTCTTCAAAGGGATGCGAAACTTTGtcactgataaaatattcagaaGGGTGGGtaaataatttgtgtttttttgactCGTTTGTAGTTTACAGTGCATAAAAATTACGAGTCGCTTcacaaaaacataaacaagGCCTATTTGCCGCCCGAATACGGGGGCGAGTTGAAAACACCGCTCAGTGAGTTGATCGATGCTTGGAATAAGGAGGTTGAGACCAATTTGGAGGTGCTTGAGAAATTGGTGGTGGAGGAGGTGGCTAGGGAGCATTTGAGGGTGGGGAAGGCGAGGTTTGATGATATTTTTGGGGTCGATGGGACTTTCAAACAACTGGAGATTgattagaattttatttgaaaaaatcgtcggaaaataaataaaataacttagTCCAAATTGAGCGATTTGAATGATCCTTGAACTCCGAAAATCTCCCCTCTTGTTTGGTTTTGTTCGGCCAAGCGTtcgattttttggaaaaagtctTTCTTGTCCAAGAAGGTGCTTTCGCACATTGCTGGAAAGTAACCTTAGACTGGAAATAATCACACTTATTGTAATACCAATCAATGTTTGAATATTCGGTTGTTCGCCTCCATAATCAGCCGGTAAATACTTCTTGGAGATACTTTTACTCAATGATTCAACATTGTTGTGCACCGATAACTACAacaaacattataaacaatcAAACCCAAGATGCGGGACAACAAACCCGTGAAATTAACTTCGGTTTAAGACAAATCTTCGCAAGATTAAGAATCACACTAATGACATGTGGGGCATTCAATATCTCGATTCCGGAAATTCGCATTTTTAGCACATTCtggaatttgaaatttgaaaaattgtgttGATTCTCACACTTTACGGACGTACTTCATGAATCGAAATCGCCTTAAACAAATCGTTGATATTGACTTGCAAAATGTGTCTCATTGTGAAACTTTCAAAATCCAAAATGAGGCGAACACTCGCTGTATAATCGTAATTGAAGGCAATCATAGCAGTGGCTAAACCGATCGCTAGACATCTATGAACATCTAAAACTTTCCCAACTTTGTCCGGTTGCAGTTTTAGGATTGCAATGCGTTCCCATGTTGCTGTCGGGACGGGCAAGAGAACGGCAAcacttgaaaaataattaaacaatgtttgacacaaaaaattagttaCCCGACTTCTTCAACCGGCCTCAAATTTGCAAACCCGGTGAACATTTCCGGATAGCGGCTTAAATAAGTGAAATAGTTCTCGATATTTTTCCTGACACGGTCTTCCTTAAACTTCCCTCTTAGTAACATGATTTCCAAAAAGTTTTCATCTGAAATAGACAACTCACGCCTGACCCCAATTCGTACGATACTTGCCTTTACTTTCCAGTGGTAAATGAGGACACTGTTCTATCCACAATTTCAGCGATTTCACTTTTCTTCGAGCCGTTTCGTCACAGACTCCAAACTGGGCCCGCACTGCACTTTTGTCATTTTCCgaaacgaaatatttttccattttagGTTCGCGTATGTTTGGGATCATGACATTGTTTATGTGGATTTAGGTTG contains:
- the LOC660117 gene encoding retinol-binding protein pinta, translated to MVELFEKITDEQRLAILAHFGKTAESSKCDVIALKEWCSKQPHLPDVPCDSMLESFLRLSKYNFDKAKSKIDNFYTLRMKMPHLLQIDINPNSTQLRKNADYSYVIKLPQLTDDLYRVTLHKLMTKDLACFNPLLTFLWHFNLAIVGMIEDCNRGYVLIYDFQNYGLSHVTKITPTMVKRASEIYKKTLTASVKSIHFVNCPSIIDHLLTVARVALNPKIVSRIFVHPTLDSLYSHVPRKILPCDYGGEEKSAKELNEIVKAKMWDYKGFFDHLDGLQVDENLRPENLIDDDFLGFYGNFTKLDID
- the LOC135266998 gene encoding uncharacterized protein LOC135266998, encoding MVENFFKGMRNFVTDKIFRSFTVHKNYESLHKNINKAYLPPEYWGELKTPLSELIDAWNKEVETNLEVLEKLVVEEVAREHLRVGKARFDDIFGVDGTFKQLEID
- the LOC660049 gene encoding uncharacterized protein LOC660049, which codes for MNINNTYCTTDPETRKKILDHFKINPASLKRDVDIIKEWIKQNPHFPQGTQDDDFIEKLLLKNKFSVTATKDRIEKYYTLKAIQADDMAKIRSALPKETAPMIIPLPKLTDKLERIIIMKANKNMNFMDSEAVQKSFKLSLVVSEYGLRCDFSVSHRIIQDFEGFDPEQFRQYAISLATFPKPYAGAYFARVAGVEYINVPPMVENFFKGMRNFVTDKIFRRFTVHKNYESLHKNINKAYLPPEYGGELKTPLSELIDAWNKEVETNLEVLEKLVVEEVAREHLRVGKARFDDIFGVDGTFKQLEID
- the LOC659861 gene encoding uncharacterized protein LOC659861 — its product is MIPNIREPKMEKYFVSENDKSAVRAQFGVCDETARRKVKSLKLWIEQCPHLPLESKDENFLEIMLLRGKFKEDRVRKNIENYFTYLSRYPEMFTGFANLRPVEEVGVAVLLPVPTATWERIAILKLQPDKVGKVLDVHRCLAIGLATAMIAFNYDYTASVRLILDFESFTMRHILQVNINDLFKAISIHENVLKMRISGIEILNAPHVISVILNLAKICLKPKLISRLSVHNNVESLSKSISKKYLPADYGGEQPNIQTLIAMCESTFLDKKDFFQKIERLAEQNQTRGEIFGVQGSFKSLNLD
- the LOC135265237 gene encoding uncharacterized protein LOC135265237 isoform X2 — encoded protein: MFTGFANLRPVEEVGVAVLLPVPTTTWERIAILKLQPDKVGKVLVNINDLFKAISIHENVLKMRISGIEILNAPHVISVILNLAKICLKPKLILRLSVHNNVESLCKNISKKYLPADYGGEQPNIQTLIAMCESTFLDKKDFFQKIERLAEQNQTKGEIFGVQGSFKSLNLD
- the LOC135265237 gene encoding uncharacterized protein LOC135265237 isoform X1, translating into MFTGFANLRPVEEVGVAVLLPVPTTTWERIAILKLQPDKVGKVLDVHRCLAIGLATAMIAFNYDYTASVRLILDFESFTMSHILQVNINDLFKAISIHENVLKMRISGIEILNAPHVISVILNLAKICLKPKLILRLSVHNNVESLCKNISKKYLPADYGGEQPNIQTLIAMCESTFLDKKDFFQKIERLAEQNQTKGEIFGVQGSFKSLNLD
- the LOC135266851 gene encoding uncharacterized protein LOC135266851; protein product: MISKKCDFNVSHRIIQDFEGFDPEQFRQYAISLATFPKPYAGAYFARVAGVEYINVPPMVENFFKGMRNFVTDKIFRRFTVHKNYESLHKNINKAYLPPEYGGELKTPLSELIDAWNKEVETNLEVLEKLVVEEVAREHLRVGKARFDDIFGVDGTFKQLEID
- the LOC135265265 gene encoding uncharacterized protein LOC135265265, whose product is MLLRGKFKEDRVRKNIENYFSYLSRYPEMFTGFANLRPVEEVGVAVLLPVPTTTWERIAILKLQPDKVGKVLDVHRCLAIGLATAMIAFNYDYSASVRLILDFESFTMSHILQVNINDLFKAISIHENVLKMRISGIEILNAPHVISVILNLAKICLKPKLISRLSVHNNVESLCKNISKKYLPADYGGEQPNIQTLIAMCESTFLDKKEFFQRIERLAEQNQTRGEIFGVQGSFKSLNLD